Proteins encoded by one window of Swingsia samuiensis:
- the topA gene encoding type I DNA topoisomerase, giving the protein MTDVVVVESPAKAKTINKYLGSGYTVLASFGHVRDLPPKDGSVRPDENFAMSWQTDERGAKQIAAIAKALKGAKNLYLATDPDREGEAISWHVRSVLEDKKLLKNINVHRVTFNEITKSAVETAMAGPRNLDQPLIDAYLARRALDYLVGFTLSPVLWRKLPGSRSAGRVQSVALRLICEREAEIEVFKAREYWTVTGNFSTPKNANFQARLTHLNGQKLSQFDLNNESLAFAARDKVQSSQFTVQSVEKKRVKRNPPAPFTTSTLQQEASRKLGMSAQVTMRTAQQLYEGVDLSGETVGLITYMRTDGVTMAQEAVSSIRSHIQSTLGAEYVPQHARLYATKAKNAQEAHEAIRPTSVQYTPKDVAHALTTDQKKLYDLIWKRSVASQMQSAELDQVAITLADAQKQTLLRATGSTIAFEGFLKLYIEGRDDNTEEEEGKLLPSMTEGDRLSTGAVSAEQHFTQPPPRYSEASLVKKMEEIGIGRPSTYASILSVLRDRNYVKLEARRFLPEDRGRLVTAFLTSFFERYVDTGFTASLEEQLDDISGGRADWHDVMAAFWQDFSNAVEQTKDLKISDVIDALDEDLGEHFFPTKSDGGDPRLCTACGTGRLGLRLGKFGAFIGCSNYPTCQFTRRLVVDEAEAEEGLNDGPKMLGEDPETGENITIRRGPYGLYIQKGEPNPEDKKAKPKRTTIPKGIDGNHITLEQALGLLSLPRFVGLHPETGEKIEAGLGRFGPFVKMGSIYGALDKDDDVLTLGLNRAVDSLAKKLASIRNLGAHPKDKETVMVRKGRFGPYVQHGQTIANLPKDSDMDAVTLEEAIDLLAEKGKPLKGKVKKTTSKTKKSKEKATSTKATDEKKMPTPRSTKKKNTPTKKKVSKKEAE; this is encoded by the coding sequence ATGACAGACGTTGTGGTAGTCGAAAGCCCAGCTAAAGCTAAGACAATCAACAAATATCTGGGCAGCGGGTACACAGTACTGGCGTCATTTGGCCACGTACGTGACCTCCCCCCCAAAGATGGAAGTGTGCGCCCGGATGAGAATTTTGCCATGTCATGGCAAACAGATGAACGCGGCGCCAAGCAAATTGCAGCCATTGCCAAAGCTCTTAAAGGTGCAAAGAATCTATATCTCGCCACTGACCCGGATCGTGAAGGTGAAGCCATTTCATGGCATGTCCGCAGTGTTCTGGAAGATAAAAAGCTTCTTAAAAATATTAATGTTCATCGTGTTACATTTAATGAAATTACGAAATCCGCGGTCGAAACAGCAATGGCTGGACCACGAAACCTCGACCAGCCCTTAATCGATGCATATCTTGCCCGCCGCGCACTGGATTACCTTGTTGGTTTTACGCTTTCTCCCGTTCTATGGCGTAAACTTCCAGGAAGCCGCAGTGCAGGACGTGTTCAATCCGTTGCATTACGTCTTATATGTGAACGTGAAGCCGAAATTGAGGTCTTTAAAGCCCGTGAATATTGGACTGTCACAGGTAATTTCTCCACTCCGAAAAATGCAAACTTTCAAGCGCGCTTAACACACCTTAATGGACAAAAATTAAGCCAATTCGATTTAAACAATGAATCGCTTGCCTTTGCAGCCCGTGATAAAGTTCAGTCATCTCAATTCACCGTTCAATCGGTTGAAAAAAAACGCGTTAAACGTAATCCTCCTGCACCATTCACGACCTCTACCTTGCAACAAGAAGCTTCCCGTAAGCTCGGTATGAGTGCTCAAGTCACAATGCGTACAGCTCAACAACTTTATGAGGGCGTCGATTTATCGGGGGAAACAGTTGGTCTCATCACCTACATGCGAACTGACGGCGTTACCATGGCTCAAGAAGCAGTCAGTTCTATCCGGTCACATATCCAAAGCACCTTAGGGGCTGAATATGTTCCTCAGCATGCCCGTCTCTATGCAACTAAAGCAAAGAATGCCCAAGAAGCACACGAAGCCATTCGTCCAACATCTGTTCAGTACACTCCAAAAGATGTGGCTCATGCTCTAACCACCGATCAGAAAAAACTATACGACCTGATCTGGAAAAGATCTGTTGCATCACAAATGCAATCGGCTGAGCTTGATCAAGTTGCCATCACATTAGCAGATGCCCAAAAACAAACTCTTTTACGCGCTACGGGCTCTACCATTGCGTTTGAAGGTTTTCTTAAACTTTATATTGAAGGTCGTGACGATAATACCGAAGAAGAAGAAGGCAAGCTTCTTCCCTCTATGACAGAAGGCGATCGCCTTTCAACAGGCGCTGTCTCTGCAGAACAGCACTTTACACAGCCTCCACCTCGTTACTCTGAGGCTTCTCTTGTCAAAAAAATGGAAGAAATTGGGATTGGCCGTCCCTCTACTTATGCATCCATCCTCAGCGTTTTGCGCGATCGTAATTATGTAAAGTTAGAAGCACGTCGCTTTTTACCTGAAGATCGGGGGAGACTGGTCACAGCCTTCTTAACATCCTTCTTTGAACGGTATGTTGATACAGGCTTTACAGCCTCTCTTGAGGAGCAGCTGGATGATATTTCCGGAGGCCGCGCAGATTGGCATGATGTGATGGCAGCCTTCTGGCAAGATTTCTCAAATGCCGTTGAACAGACCAAAGATCTGAAAATTTCAGATGTTATTGATGCTTTAGATGAAGACCTTGGCGAGCATTTCTTTCCGACAAAATCCGATGGAGGTGATCCACGACTATGTACCGCATGTGGGACAGGCCGCTTAGGCCTCCGATTAGGAAAGTTTGGTGCCTTTATTGGGTGCTCTAATTACCCAACGTGCCAATTTACACGCCGGTTAGTTGTGGATGAGGCTGAAGCAGAAGAAGGACTGAACGACGGCCCTAAAATGTTGGGAGAAGATCCTGAAACAGGGGAAAATATTACAATCCGCCGTGGTCCCTATGGGCTATATATTCAAAAAGGCGAGCCCAACCCAGAAGACAAGAAAGCAAAGCCAAAAAGAACAACGATCCCCAAAGGGATAGATGGTAATCATATTACTCTTGAGCAAGCTCTCGGCCTTCTATCTTTACCACGCTTTGTGGGCCTCCACCCAGAAACGGGCGAAAAGATAGAAGCTGGACTAGGACGGTTTGGGCCTTTCGTAAAAATGGGAAGCATTTACGGCGCATTAGACAAAGATGATGATGTTCTCACCCTTGGTCTTAACAGAGCGGTAGACAGCCTTGCCAAAAAACTTGCCTCCATTCGTAATTTAGGAGCTCACCCTAAAGACAAAGAAACCGTTATGGTCCGCAAAGGGCGCTTTGGCCCTTACGTACAACACGGACAAACTATCGCTAACTTACCAAAAGATAGTGATATGGACGCCGTAACACTCGAAGAGGCGATTGATTTACTCGCTGAAAAAGGGAAACCCCTTAAAGGCAAAGTAAAAAAAACCACGTCCAAAACCAAAAAAAGCAAAGAAAAGGCCACTTCAACCAAAGCGACAGACGAGAAAAAAATGCCTACCCCTCGATCAACCAAGAAAAAAAATACACCAACCAAAAAGAAGGTATCTAAAAAAGAAGCGGAATAA
- a CDS encoding DUF1491 family protein has product MFQSLKSGLWVRALIRQMASSNIFATILHKGDEDAGAILIVLRDRDSNCVILRENQNKWDRSDTQSFTDTDDYLKRQTKYDPDLWILELDVDNISSAIEKTFSPRQLGEDVFD; this is encoded by the coding sequence ATGTTTCAATCCCTTAAAAGTGGCTTATGGGTTCGTGCCCTTATTCGACAAATGGCCAGCTCCAACATCTTTGCTACGATCCTCCATAAGGGAGATGAAGATGCCGGAGCCATATTAATCGTATTGCGGGACCGTGATAGTAATTGTGTAATTCTGAGAGAAAATCAAAACAAGTGGGATCGATCCGACACCCAATCCTTTACAGACACGGATGATTATTTAAAACGCCAAACGAAATATGATCCAGATTTATGGATTTTAGAACTCGATGTTGATAATATTTCATCTGCTATTGAAAAAACGTTTAGTCCACGGCAACTTGGTGAAGATGTATTCGACTAA
- a CDS encoding OmpA family protein yields the protein MKQRSVFRTCLARAGLTASVSMLAIGFAHAQPVQGLYIAGEGGANFKQDQTVRLSPIFPSGKDRYHTGVTGLGSIGWGFGNGFRVEVEGNYRNSRYQGFRSSGNLFSSNVWGHQHNYGAMANALFDMDIGYSWVYPYFGGGIGYGRQKTHTMIEGTNAEFDQITGGTRGGFAYQAMFGLAFPVPWVVGLSATAEYRFYSQVGTTHHSSFAVGEIGGWNTRRNTTEWASGSRDTRTDFNHSLMLGLRYEFNPAPPPPPVVTTTAPPAPSASRQYLVFFDWSSATLSARARAVVAAAAKSSSATQVTHILVNGYTDSSAAHPGVRGQNYNLQLSERRAQSVKAELIRDGVSAGLITTKGFGESNPLVSTKPNTREPQNRRVEIDFQ from the coding sequence ATGAAGCAGCGATCCGTCTTCAGGACCTGCCTTGCCCGGGCTGGGCTCACTGCAAGCGTATCGATGCTTGCGATCGGCTTTGCGCATGCACAACCTGTTCAAGGGTTGTATATTGCTGGCGAAGGTGGTGCCAACTTCAAGCAAGACCAGACCGTTCGTCTTTCCCCTATTTTTCCAAGTGGTAAAGACCGTTACCACACAGGTGTTACTGGCTTAGGAAGCATCGGTTGGGGCTTCGGAAACGGTTTTCGTGTAGAAGTCGAAGGCAACTACCGTAACAGTCGTTACCAAGGTTTCCGCAGCAGTGGGAATTTATTCTCATCTAATGTGTGGGGACACCAACACAATTACGGTGCAATGGCCAACGCCCTGTTCGATATGGATATCGGTTATTCTTGGGTATATCCATATTTTGGTGGCGGTATTGGTTATGGCCGTCAAAAAACACACACAATGATTGAAGGCACCAACGCTGAGTTTGACCAAATTACGGGCGGCACACGAGGTGGCTTTGCTTATCAAGCCATGTTTGGTCTTGCGTTCCCTGTTCCATGGGTTGTTGGTCTTTCTGCAACAGCTGAATATCGATTCTACTCTCAAGTGGGCACGACTCACCACTCTTCATTTGCCGTTGGTGAGATCGGCGGATGGAACACACGCAGAAATACCACAGAATGGGCATCTGGAAGCCGTGACACACGGACAGACTTTAACCATTCTTTGATGCTTGGCTTGCGTTACGAGTTTAATCCTGCGCCACCTCCACCACCTGTTGTCACCACAACAGCTCCACCTGCTCCATCTGCAAGCAGACAATACCTTGTTTTCTTTGATTGGAGCTCTGCAACACTCAGTGCCCGTGCACGAGCTGTTGTTGCCGCAGCGGCAAAGAGTTCTTCTGCAACACAAGTAACTCACATTTTGGTTAATGGGTATACAGACAGCTCTGCTGCACACCCTGGAGTTCGTGGACAAAACTACAATCTACAACTCTCTGAGCGTCGCGCACAAAGTGTTAAAGCGGAGCTTATCCGTGATGGTGTCTCTGCAGGCCTTATAACAACCAAAGGCTTTGGTGAAAGTAACCCTCTTGTTTCCACAAAGCCTAACACACGTGAGCCTCAAAACAGACGCGTAGAAATTGATTTCCAATAA
- the parE gene encoding DNA topoisomerase IV subunit B, producing MSDLFESDKTKKSKRADKRKNVVSTNYDAHDIEVLEGLEPVRRRPGMYIGGTDDNAYHHLASEILDNAMDEAVAGHASSIDVFLENSRTLMVRDNGRGVPTDPHPKFPDKSALEVIFTTLHAGGKFSSKAYDTSGGLHGVGSSVVNALSEQLIVEVARDRTLYRQVFSRGTPSGPLENVGNAPNRRGTTVRFTPDAEIFGNHIFSAARLYKLCASKAALFRGVTIHWKCEPNLIKTGDDSTPSDKLIQFPNGLEDALTAELGDSPALIAPVWAGEAELPLAADGRTGGKVEWAVAFLENSISTLTSYCNTIPTPQGGTHENGFRSALVKGFRAWGDQRKIKRASAITAEDILGTVSAKLSVFIRDPQFQGQTKDKLTTHEAARLVEGALRDRIDHWLGGNPQQADNLLAVMIERAEDRLRRREVKETARKSATRKLRLPGKLTDCTRENAAETEIFLVEGESAGGSARQARDRETQAVLPLRGKILNVASATADKLRANQELRDLTEALGCGVGSSCNVKNLRYGRVIIMTDADVDGAHIASLLMTFFYREMGELVRSGHLYLAQPPLYRLTHGSKTVYAMNDQDRDRRIKSDFKANAKVEVSRFKGLGEMPVKDLKQTTMDPAKRTLLRVVALPEDRLMTSDRVESLMGRKPELRFRFIQEHARSVEDLDV from the coding sequence ATGAGCGATCTGTTTGAATCAGACAAAACAAAGAAGTCCAAACGTGCTGACAAACGCAAAAACGTTGTCAGCACCAATTATGATGCCCATGACATTGAAGTTCTGGAAGGCCTTGAACCAGTTCGTCGGCGTCCGGGCATGTATATTGGTGGAACAGACGATAATGCCTACCACCATCTAGCCTCTGAAATCCTCGATAATGCTATGGATGAAGCCGTCGCGGGCCATGCAAGTAGCATTGACGTTTTTCTTGAAAATTCACGAACATTGATGGTGCGGGATAATGGTCGAGGCGTACCAACAGACCCTCACCCCAAATTCCCAGACAAATCGGCTCTTGAAGTAATTTTCACCACTCTCCACGCCGGGGGAAAGTTCTCCAGTAAAGCATACGACACATCTGGCGGATTACATGGGGTTGGTAGTTCTGTCGTCAATGCGCTATCAGAACAACTCATCGTTGAGGTTGCCCGAGATCGCACCCTTTATCGTCAGGTTTTCTCACGCGGAACCCCCAGCGGACCGCTTGAAAATGTCGGTAATGCACCCAACCGACGAGGAACGACGGTACGCTTCACGCCGGATGCAGAAATTTTTGGGAATCACATTTTTTCTGCTGCTCGGCTTTATAAATTATGTGCCTCAAAGGCAGCTCTTTTCCGTGGGGTTACCATCCATTGGAAATGTGAGCCCAACCTGATTAAAACCGGGGATGACAGCACACCTTCAGATAAACTCATCCAGTTTCCCAATGGTCTAGAAGATGCCTTAACAGCAGAATTGGGTGATTCTCCTGCTCTGATTGCTCCTGTATGGGCTGGAGAGGCTGAACTTCCCCTTGCTGCAGACGGACGAACGGGCGGAAAAGTGGAATGGGCAGTTGCTTTCCTTGAGAACAGCATAAGCACCCTCACGTCCTACTGTAATACCATTCCAACCCCTCAAGGGGGTACACACGAAAATGGCTTCCGCTCTGCCCTTGTTAAAGGTTTTCGTGCGTGGGGTGATCAACGAAAAATCAAACGGGCATCTGCCATTACAGCCGAAGATATTTTAGGCACTGTAAGCGCTAAACTATCCGTTTTCATTCGAGACCCCCAGTTTCAGGGGCAGACAAAAGACAAACTCACAACACACGAAGCCGCTCGACTCGTTGAAGGGGCCTTACGTGATAGAATCGATCATTGGTTAGGGGGAAATCCTCAACAGGCAGATAATCTTCTCGCTGTTATGATTGAGCGAGCAGAAGATCGCCTCCGCCGCCGAGAAGTAAAAGAAACGGCTCGTAAAAGTGCGACTCGTAAACTAAGGCTTCCCGGAAAGCTTACGGATTGTACGCGTGAGAATGCTGCTGAGACAGAAATCTTTCTTGTTGAAGGGGAATCGGCCGGTGGGTCCGCACGACAAGCACGGGACCGTGAAACACAAGCGGTTCTTCCCCTCCGTGGTAAAATTCTAAATGTTGCATCCGCAACGGCTGACAAATTACGTGCCAACCAAGAGTTACGAGACCTAACAGAAGCATTAGGCTGCGGTGTAGGCTCTTCTTGTAATGTCAAAAATTTACGTTATGGGCGCGTCATTATCATGACTGATGCTGACGTCGATGGCGCTCATATTGCATCCCTTTTAATGACATTCTTTTATCGGGAAATGGGAGAGCTTGTTCGCAGTGGCCATCTCTACCTTGCTCAACCACCGCTATACCGCCTGACGCATGGCTCTAAGACGGTCTATGCCATGAACGATCAGGATCGTGATCGACGCATCAAATCAGACTTTAAGGCGAACGCTAAAGTGGAAGTATCTCGCTTTAAAGGACTTGGCGAAATGCCTGTAAAAGATCTGAAGCAGACAACAATGGATCCCGCTAAAAGGACTCTTTTACGCGTTGTGGCTCTCCCAGAAGACAGGCTTATGACAAGCGACCGAGTAGAAAGCCTAATGGGACGCAAGCCAGAACTACGTTTCCGTTTTATTCAGGAACATGCTCGTTCTGTTGAAGATTTGGATGTTTAA
- a CDS encoding S41 family peptidase, which yields MTIFQDKVRKATHCSWLIVTFFCIGLSGISSTAYAQLTTTPSQSTSFSEPMARDVLFSALGFLKPRTLEPHSIREFCLWGLDGLTAIDPSIIVSEKPGNNSPDHPLPETLIITQNQNILFQHPIPHSEDKKSWAELIAHAMKLAWEHSSTIRDAGNDALLQGFFDELFNHLDPYSRYLGPETASTDRMKRTGNKGNIGITLEKKNRSVFISAINTNGPAWEAGLDLNQKVIAINGQATRNKPLDVLQNLLDGDDQTDVSITVSVAPHREQTFKLTRSQVPPETVFFSTLGPFSILTIHSFSTQTAEEISQYLDQIINTPSSHKNSPAPGIILDLRGDRGGVLQQAVTAAALFLDHGIAVTTHGRDPQANHVWAVQGGDMTNGTPIVILVDGRTASAAEILAAALADHRRAVIVGSETFGKGLVQIIGQMPNGGELFVTWSRNQAPLGWPIQSLGVMPQICTSNGTDNLKKQLHSLLSGINLQQDAILLARNSRYPAPVDKILAIRRHCPAALGSDLDIDAAKFLLSSKIAYNAALNTIPD from the coding sequence ATGACTATATTTCAGGATAAAGTTCGTAAGGCCACGCATTGTTCTTGGCTTATTGTGACCTTTTTTTGTATCGGTTTATCAGGAATAAGTTCAACCGCTTACGCTCAACTCACGACAACACCTTCGCAGTCGACCTCTTTTTCTGAACCCATGGCACGAGATGTTCTTTTCTCTGCGTTAGGGTTCTTAAAACCACGCACCCTTGAGCCACACTCTATACGGGAGTTCTGCCTATGGGGATTAGACGGTCTAACAGCAATCGATCCATCCATTATTGTTTCAGAGAAGCCCGGCAACAACTCCCCCGATCATCCCCTACCTGAAACTCTCATTATTACCCAAAATCAAAATATTCTCTTCCAACACCCTATCCCTCATAGTGAAGACAAGAAGAGTTGGGCAGAGCTTATTGCCCACGCGATGAAATTAGCATGGGAACATTCCTCGACCATCCGTGACGCAGGAAATGATGCTCTCTTACAAGGATTTTTTGACGAATTATTTAATCATCTTGACCCTTACTCCCGCTACCTTGGCCCAGAAACGGCTTCAACAGACCGCATGAAGCGTACAGGGAACAAGGGGAATATTGGCATCACGCTGGAGAAAAAAAATCGCTCTGTTTTCATCTCTGCCATCAATACAAATGGCCCAGCATGGGAAGCGGGGCTGGATCTTAATCAAAAGGTAATTGCCATTAACGGGCAAGCTACCCGCAATAAACCCTTAGACGTCCTTCAGAATTTACTGGATGGAGACGATCAGACCGACGTCTCAATTACAGTCTCTGTAGCCCCTCACCGCGAACAGACTTTTAAATTAACCCGCTCACAAGTCCCTCCAGAAACTGTTTTCTTTTCTACATTAGGGCCATTTTCAATTTTAACGATCCATTCCTTCTCCACCCAAACTGCTGAAGAAATTAGCCAATATCTCGATCAAATTATTAATACCCCCTCCTCACACAAAAACTCCCCCGCTCCTGGCATTATTCTTGATTTAAGAGGCGATCGAGGCGGTGTTCTTCAACAAGCTGTAACAGCGGCGGCCCTTTTCCTTGACCACGGGATTGCAGTTACTACCCATGGTCGTGATCCTCAGGCTAATCATGTGTGGGCTGTGCAGGGCGGCGACATGACGAATGGGACACCAATTGTTATCCTTGTCGATGGCAGAACAGCCAGTGCTGCCGAAATCCTTGCGGCCGCACTAGCAGACCATCGTCGCGCCGTCATTGTCGGGAGTGAAACCTTTGGTAAAGGCTTGGTGCAGATTATCGGCCAAATGCCCAATGGAGGGGAACTATTTGTTACATGGAGTCGAAATCAAGCTCCTCTTGGATGGCCCATTCAAAGCCTTGGGGTCATGCCCCAAATTTGTACGTCTAATGGAACGGACAACCTCAAGAAACAACTTCACAGCCTTCTATCAGGTATAAACCTTCAACAAGATGCTATTCTTTTAGCACGAAACAGCCGTTATCCGGCCCCGGTCGACAAAATCCTTGCCATTCGCCGTCATTGCCCGGCCGCCCTTGGAAGTGACCTTGATATAGATGCTGCAAAATTTTTATTATCTTCCAAAATTGCTTATAATGCAGCTTTAAACACCATTCCTGATTAA